ACTTCCGGATCTGGTCCTTTGACTCCGTTGCCTTGGACCGAGGGATCAAATCTTTCCACTCATCTAATCCTCGTTCGAAGTTGTAGACCTCCCGTTCCAGGTTCCTATGAATCAATTCACATTCCCTCCTGGTCATATGGTGGTGATCCGTGTCCTCGGCCTGGTCCATGGATGATCCAGCCTCTTCAGTGAGGGTGGTAATTTCCGCCTCAGCGAACCTTGTCCAGAAGCTGATCAGGATGATTTGTTCAGTTTCATCAAACTTACAGTCACATTCTGCTGTTTTTCCGTCAATGGTTTCCGCCTTCTTTTTGGCTTCATCATCGTCCACTTCTCTCAGGGCCGTGGCATACTCAAACCCTGCATCTCTGACTCTGGAGTGATCCACTTTAAAGTTCCTCCACTCACTTCTCATTTCACTTTCCCCCAGTGCACTAGCTCTGGAGGTGAGGTAATTGGCTCTTCTAGTGAATGCAGTCTGGGCTGCTGACCGCTTCTGTTTTAacctctccagctcctcctctgaTGCTGCCATCTTGCCAACTTTTCTAGCGTTTAACTCAAGCTCAAGTGTTTTCTGCCAACTGGGTTTTAagtagtcctttaactgtagactCTATCCTCTTCTTGGCTTTCACTCAGTATTGATTTGCCTAGTAAGTCAGCAGATGTGCAGACAGCTTTATGGGTGGACTGTTTGCTTATCAGAAGTTAGTCTCGTGACGAATGTTCTAGCACTTGCATTATCCATGTAAAGGAGAACCGTGGTTTATGACTATTCGGATTTTCGTTATTTAGCCCTCCgaaaaggctcaccaggaagcacacaatgtcatgactcgtgttttgtccttaattttattttaaatcaaatgaccacaggtcataaacctgaaatacaacaaacaagtaatgacaatatattattcagatatattatttagtatattattcaagtaatataataataataataatgtaaataataaatcaaataagcctgcaacaccaaagatgtggcgaatctggcttaaaacagcaccgactacatcacccagaatgcccagcgccagaggagcatgcgcacagtgactctgccgtcacaggttgctatggacgctgtcacaggacacagaacCCATGCCACCACAAACGCAACATAATGCGGCACTCCACCATGGATCACCGAACCAAACCACTGctatcaccaccgccaccagaaacCAGCCGAGTGCTCCGAACAATCAgcacaatgcaaatggctgataataatagcctaatgctatatagcatctgGTTCGCTGAGCTACCGCACCCAGCGAGCTACAAGTTACTCCCGGCCAACTAACACCGACACAGTGAGGTAAACGTTCAGTGTACAACATATAAGTGACTTAAACATCAATGCTAGACTGAGTAGTTTGCAGTTACATACCAacgggctgtgtgctcctgatgattgtctacggtgaagtgattaccaggtgctgtaatttaagtctctagtgaagctgcgcatgcgcacataacgtaacatatctgagcatctaagaaacttaaagaaatcactcgttccccatttaattgaacacatcagacccatttgcttctcttttatctatttatatatatattttttttttcttttcctgaGTGAGCTAGAAATCTCAAcagtagggatgatgccaggtttcctccagatgtgacgcttggcattcaggccaaagaattcaatcttggtttcattagaccagagaatcttgtttctcatggtctgacagtctttaggtgccttttggcaaactccaagtgggctgtcatgtgccttttactgaggagtggcttccatctggccactctaccataaaggcctgattggtggagtgctgcagagatggttgtccttctggaaggttctcccacctccatAGATGGAGCTCTGACAGaatgaccatagggttcttggtcaccttgctgaccaaggcccttctcccccgattgctcagttaggccaggcggccagctctaggaagtcttggtggttccaaacttcttacttttaacaatgatggaggccactgtgttcttggggaccttcaatgctgtagaaatgttttggtacccttccccagatctgtgtctcaacacaatcctgtctcggagctctacggacaattccttcgacctcatggcttggtttttgctctgacatacactgtcaactgtgggaccttatatagacaggtgtgtgcctttccaaattatgtccaatcaattgaatttaccacaggtggactccaatcaagttgcataaacatctcaaggatgatcaatggaaacaggatgcaccggagctcaattacgagtctcatagcaaagggtctgaatacttatgtaaataaggtatttctgtttgaaatgtttttacatttgcaaaataaaatccaaacctgttttcgcttagtcattatggggtattgtgtgtagatttctgaggatttaatccattttagaataaggctctaacgtaacaaaatatggaaaaattcaaggggtctgaatactttccgaaggcactatcgATGTACTTCAtgtaatattattattttattcacTAGAGGTCATGGAACCAAAGGTATTTTAAACATACCATCCTCTTGTTCTTGTGAGAAATTATATTTGTGATTGAATGCATCTTCAACCAGACACTTAAAGCCTTTCAAACTGACCAACTCCACCTCAGCTAGACTGTATGTGACATTGGAGACACACTCAGGTTCCTGTTatagagggggaggaagaagaagaggctcAGTActtgaggaacacacacacacacacacagtagaaccAATGcatgtgcgcacgcacacacacacacacatggagagagTGACAGGCCTACCTTCTCATGCAGACATTTCAGTAAGTAACATACAGCAGAATTTGTTTTGTCTTCACTGTAATCTTTGCATTCAAAGTCCTTTTTACAGTTATTCCAATAGAACCTGCTAAGGgcttttgcagctctttcaaccGTTTCCtgtaataaacatgtggaaatgaCAGAAATTAAGTTTCTAAGCCTTTACAGCCAAATCATAGCTTGAGATAAGCTTGCATAACATTGACCTTTTCATAAAATGTTGCATGTATGTCAATGGATTCAAGTTCAATTTACACTTGCAGATTTCAAGTTAGGAGTCAGGCTTTACAGATAGAATGTACAGAAATGAAATGGAACCCATACCTCACTTTTGTTCACTCTGAACAAATAGTCCTTTGGCAGACTTTCTACCTTGAAGGTAAAAAGGCAACCAGTTACTTAAAGGTTCAACATCATATTATGGGGCGGcagtgtagtctagtggttagagtgttggactagtaaccgcaagatcgaatccccgagctgacaaggtacaaatctatcgttctgcccctgaacaatgcagttaacccactgttcctaggccgtcattgaaaataagaatttgttcttaactgacttgcctagttaaataaaggtaaaataaaatctaTGAAAATGCACCAAAAAGTTAGAGGAATTGTGATGAGTAACTAGTGACTATCATTTACCATTTCTGTCAAAAGTTCGTTATACACGCAGCCAGTCCCGTCACACAGACAGGCTCTCCACAGGCACAcctgctgaggagaggagagagagtagaggatcaaagaagaggagaggaaaggagagaatcAGTCGAGTACACTATTTATCTGTTAATAACCTGAAGAGTGCAATGTGCATGGTTAAATAATCATTAAATAATAGTGAATACCTAATTGAATTATATGCAATTTCACTACAACCACGTCACAGAATGTAAAACTTTGTTTCATTCATTTATAGCTAAACAACGTGCACGTAAGTAGTAGGAGCTGGGTTTGTTTCAGGGTTGGGCTCAAACCTTTTCCAGTCAATTCAGGGTATCAAAGATTCATGGCCCACTGTTTTATATGATAACGTGAGCGAAACCCAGATGGATACTGTGGTATCTCCAGCTACAAGTGTGACTGTCAGTGCTGTGACAGCTTGAATAGTGTTGGTGAGAAATGATGAGGCAATATAGAGTCTAGAACTCACAAAGAGACAAGCTCTGATGATCCATGCCAAGTCACTTGTCATGCTCCTTTGGTAACCATTAGGATTCCCCCTGGGCAGaaagagatgggaggggggggacagagagagtaaataaataataaatattctTCCTTCAACAATTCTCCCTGCAAAACTGGTTCATCCTGACAGAAACATTAATGACATTTATTTTTTGCCTGACCGCCATTTGAGGGACAGAATGTTTTTCAAGCGTCACTTCCATTCTTTGTGTGTGTCATcagtgtgtgtcacgtcctgaccagcagagggtgtagttgtgtagtattttggtcaggacgtggcagaaaatgtctgtgtatgtttgttctgggtgtgtttctatgttggtctgtgtggctcccgatcagggacagctggttatcattg
This genomic stretch from Salmo trutta chromosome 32, fSalTru1.1, whole genome shotgun sequence harbors:
- the LOC115170853 gene encoding uncharacterized protein LOC115170853 isoform X3, with translation MHACKTSRADTKRGNPNGYQRSMTSDLAWIIRACLFQVCLWRACLCDGTGCVYNELLTEMVESLPKDYLFRVNKSEETVERAAKALSRFYWNNCKKDFECKDYSEDKTNSAVCYLLKCLHEKEPECVSNVTYSLAEVELVSLKGFKCLVEDAFNHKYNFSQEQEDVHAVRCQKATTLETPTNTTTLPTINYKTSSILPKTSSSTPPLSSLTSSTISNSDNMESQEQRLQRKVISVSTLLAISLIANVLLLGVVILRTRGRHQHEGVSPAMSELTVLNAVAVHHLMQNDNGGSLQY
- the LOC115170853 gene encoding uncharacterized protein LOC115170853 isoform X1, which produces MHACKTSRADTKRGNPNGYQRSMTSDLAWIIRACLFQVCLWRACLCDGTGCVYNELLTEMVESLPKDYLFRVNKSEETVERAAKALSRFYWNNCKKDFECKDYSEDKTNSAVCYLLKCLHEKEPECVSNVTYSLAEVELVSLKGFKCLVEDAFNHKYNFSQEQEDECADVFVHAVRCQKATTLETPTNTTTLPTINYKTSSILPKTSSSTPPLSSLTSSTISNSDNMESQEQRLQRKVISVSTLLAISLIANVLLLGVVILRTRGRHQHEGVSPAMSELTVLNAVAVHHLMQNDNGGSLQY
- the LOC115170853 gene encoding uncharacterized protein LOC115170853 isoform X2 — its product is MHACKTSRADTKRGNPNGYQRSMTSDLAWIIRACLFVCLWRACLCDGTGCVYNELLTEMVESLPKDYLFRVNKSEETVERAAKALSRFYWNNCKKDFECKDYSEDKTNSAVCYLLKCLHEKEPECVSNVTYSLAEVELVSLKGFKCLVEDAFNHKYNFSQEQEDECADVFVHAVRCQKATTLETPTNTTTLPTINYKTSSILPKTSSSTPPLSSLTSSTISNSDNMESQEQRLQRKVISVSTLLAISLIANVLLLGVVILRTRGRHQHEGVSPAMSELTVLNAVAVHHLMQNDNGGSLQY